The sequence ggttagcagccaggctcttaaccactgcaccaccagggcttccaaagttCAAGTACAACCAGAGAGTGCAGGGTGCAAAGAGGGTCCGCAACACTTCCCTAAAACGCAGGACGAGAACCCTGCAGAAATCAGCACTTGGGCACCCTTCTCTAAGATGGCCTCTGCCCAACCCAGGGCAAGTCAACGTGCTTCGTTGCGTCCCCAGGAGAAGTGGGCCAAGCCTGAACGCTCACCACAACCTAGAAAGATAAAGGAGAAGGTTTCTTTAGCCCCAGGCCCACAGCAGCTGCCACACGGCACCGCCACAGACAAACCACAGGACGCAAGGAGCGGATGCACACTGTGAAACAACCAGAAGGTCGGCCCAGCCCCTTGCTGGACACAGAGGGTCCCAGGCCAGGGGCAGAGGGCACCCAGGTGTTTGTGCCTTGGGTCTCCAGGGCGAGGATGAGCTGCGGAGGAAGGGGCACTGTCCCGCCCACCCAGAGAACATCTCTGTCTTAGCTTATCCTATGAGCAGGGAGCTGCACCCTCCCACTTCCAGAGAACTGGCCAGCTGCCCTGTCCTGCCACGTCACAGCAGGACCTATTTAACCCCCCTTTCACCAAGCAGTTGGTGAGGCCAGAGGGTTGGGTATTCACCCATGGTCAGCACCTCAGTCTCCTGGGCTGCCATGACAAAGGACCACCACGTggataggtggctttaaagaacagactttAATGCCTTGCAGTTCTGGAACCTaggagtccaagttcagggtgtagGCAGGGCCatcctctctctgaaggctctaggggaggcccCTCCTCATCTCCTTCTGTATCTATAGCCCTGGGCCTCTCTTGGCGTGTCTCTTGGCTCGAAGACGGATGTCACATGCTGGCTTCTCCTCGTGGCAGGCCCTGTTTCTCTGCCTGTCTTCTCTTTCATTAAATGCCACTCAGGAAGGATTAGAGTCAGGACCCACCCCGGCCTGGTGGTTGCTGTGGTTGAGTTGATCaaccctggctcatggcaaccccgtgtgtgcagagtggacCAGCTCCAGCATTCTGTGGACTTTCAGAGACAGCCCTCCAGGTCTGTCTCCCAAGGTGCCGGTGGAtcactttgaaccaccaacctttggtctAGTAGACAAGTGCTtagccatctgtgccacccagggaccccttctGATCACATCTGCAGAGAAAACCCTGCTTTCCCCAGACAGGGTCACATTCATGGGCCCAAGGGTCAGGACttgaacatattttggggggaaacatgACTCAACCTATTACTTGGTGGCCCAAGGGTCTGTCCACCTACACCAGGGCACACCCTGCAAACCCGCTGCTGACGCTCCCTTGAATGACAAGGTAAATCAATGCCCGCCACCTCCTCCCCAGGCTCCTTCGGGGTCAGCTCCCCGAGGACAGGCCTGGCCGGCCAGCTGGAAGAGCCAGAATGTTTGGCCTCCGGACAACATTCAACGACATCGTCTTCTACCTCACGCTCCTGTCGGCCCGATCGGGCTGGTGGGCAACAGGTTGGTTCTCTGGAACCCGGGCTTCCACATCAAGAAGAGCCCCTTCAGCGTCTACGTGCTCAATCTGGTGGCCGCCGACTTCCTGTTCCTGGGCTGCCAGGTGGCCTTCTCAGCCGTCGAGGCAGCCCTGGGCTCCAACCTGCCCTACTTCGCCATCACCTTCCTCTGGTTAGCGGTGGGGCTCTGGCTGCTGGCGGCCCTCAGAGCCAAGCACTCCCTCTCTGACATCTTCCCCAGCTGCTACCAGTGCTGCTGCCCCAGACACACCACGGTCGTGCTCTGCATGCTGATCTGGGCGCTGACCCTGCCTGCACCTGTGGCCTGCCTCCGGTACCATGCGGCCAGTGTCACCAGGCTGCTGGTCCTGGCCGGCGTGGCCTGCCTGTCGGGCCTCATCTTCTTCATGTGGGTCAGCTGCTGCTCCCAGTGCCCGTGCCTGAGGTTCTCCAGCTTCTTCCTGGCCTCCACGCTGCTGCCCCCCATGTGCAGCCTGCCCTTCATCCTCTACTGGGGCTTTCCGCCCCTGCTTAGCTTCCCGCTGCCCATGTTCCCACTGCTCGCCACCCTGCTGGCCTGCATCCACGGTGCCACCAAGCCTCTGGTCTATTACATGCTGGGCCAGCAACAGGGGAAGCGGGAGCCCCCTCAGGCAGTCTTCCAGAGGGTGCTGGGTGAGGGGGCTGAGCGGGGGGGCTGTGGGGTTGTCCCTGCCCATGGGTCGAGTGTAGACAGTGGCCTGGCACTCCCCCTGCCCAGCGCTCACCTGGAGATCTCTTCTACAGAGAGCCCTGCTGTACCTCTCAGAGAGACCCCAGGACTCAAGCGGGGTGGGGACAGGCAACTAGAGACCACCTGGTCCTCCCCACCCTGCCTGGCACTCACCCCAAGACCCTCCCAGGCCCACAAGAGCCCCACCTCACCCCCAGAAAGATGCTGGGACCCCATTAGCCCTCAGGACCCGAAGGGAGGACACACAATGAAAGACTACCCATCCCCACCCCATGCCAAGATGTCAGAGGATGAGGCTGGGGAGGGGGTTGGGAGGGTTGGGTAAAGAGGAAGCCTTCAGGACAGAGACCCCTGACCCTGGCACCTGGCCCAACTCCTCCCTCTGCACCACCTTGTCCTGCTCACACCACACACCAGCACCCGTGTTGCACACAGGAACTGAGGGTGTGAAAGGATGGGGCCCCCAAAGCAGGGGCCTGGCAGAAGGAACCTGGCATCCCAGAGGCTGGGCTGTTCCTCACTAAAGGGTTGTAGTGGAGCCTTAAAAAGAATGGCCAGGTGGAGACATCTGCTCGTTCATTTCCCAACCCTTCTTCCCCGCACATCCCCCCTAAGCCCCATCACCTCGTGGAGGGTACACCCAGCCCCGTCCTGATGGCTACACTAGCAGTATCTGAAGACGCCACCAGGTGGCGCTGCTTCTTCACATAACAGACCCAGCTCCAGAGAGAGGCACAAAGTGGAGCTGGCCTGGACCCTCCGCTCCTTCCAGGCCCCCAGGCCCCACAGAGGCTGCCTATGGGGTGCTCCAGACTCCAACCCCTAGAGTCCCTCCTCACCGACCCCTTGGCTCAGCTGCAGCCCCTGCCTGCACACCGGCCCACCCCCTCTACCAGCCCCCTCCAACCCAGCCAGTCTTTCCCCTCAGGGctgacttagattttttttttaattttaaaaaaaggaaagtcaaGCTTTTTTAGCTTCCAAAGTACAAGTCATTTAATGGGATTTCTAATGACAAAACATAAGAAATAGTCTGTGGTCATTGTTACAGCATTCAAACTCGTGCAAAAAATATTAATAAGGTATATTGCCACATTCTTCAACCCAAGGAAACTATTTTTGGTGTAGAACCCTctagtcatttttcttttaaatactcatgaaaatttttttaaaccaaaataaagacattcttgCAAAGTATACCTGTTAGAACAAAGCATTTTACAGCTACATAAAAATtgttaattagtaaaaaaaaattgttgactaAAGGCCAACCTTCCACTTGAAAAGCAATAAATTGCTCATTATGAGAACCCTGGAgaacattaaaaagtaaaaagaagagaAGCTTACCTGCAGGCCCCAAGCCAGAGATACCCACCTTTGCAGGTTTTCATTTTCCCGGGATGAACTGGTTCCCACCACGTGGAGCACCACCGCTGCCCGACTTCCTGGATCCACACAGCTCTCCCAGAGCTGGTTCTGTTGGGTCAGAGGCCACCCCTGAGGgctgagggagggtgggtggaggAACTGACCCTGGGAGGTGGGGTGGGCTTTACACTGGGGGCATGGAGAGGGATTGCCCCCACTGCTGGGACAGCAAGGAGGGGTGTGGCCTCCTCCCTGGAAGGCCTGGGTGAAGGTAGGGGCAATTTTAGGGGAGGCATGCCCTGGGATCAGCCCCATCCCCCCAGGATCACCCCCCTCCAGGATCAGCCCCATCCCGCCAGGATCAGCCCCATCCCCCCAGGATCAGCCCCATCCCCCCCAGGATCAGCCCCATCCCCCCCAGGATCAGCCCCATCCCCCCCAGGATCAGCCCCATCCCCCCCAGGATCAACCCCACCCTCCCAGCCCTGGGACAGAGCTCCAGGTCCAGGAGGGACAGCCCATCCATATGCCGGTGGGACCAGGCTAGCAGCCATACAGCTGGCCGTGTCTGGGCTACATGACAAATAGCCCAGCCCAGAAGGACGCGGTGCAGGTACCGCCACTTGGTGAATGCCCCGCTGGGGTGTCTGTTGCCAGCCTGAGCCAGAGAAAGCAGGCCCAGTGTCCTGCTGAGTGGCCAAATGGAGGGCTGTCGGCCCAGGGCTGACTCAAGTCTCGCTGGCATGACTCTGGCTGGGTGACCTCCAGGGAGAGCTCGGTtctggaggaggagggagagaacgTCTCCTTCTCAGGGTCACTCGTGTGACTGGGAAGCCAGGCCCAGCAGGAGTGGCCCCGGTGCTGCCTCCAGCCCTGACCTGACCAAATGCATCCCCTCTCCCCACTCTGGGCAGAGCACCAGCCATCCCCAGCTGCCCAACCTTGGCATGCCCACCACACCGCCTGCCTGAGTCCCTCCACGGCACCATCTAGGTTCCATCCTTGTGCTTGTCTGTCTGTCCCATGACACCGGGAGCTGCCAGGCAGTGGCACCGTAGTCTCAGCTGACCTTGAGTGCAACTGGCCTGCCTGAGCACTGAGGTGACCCCTGCCGCCCCGCCCAGCGCTTCCTGCCAAGTCCTCACCCCCTTCATGGCCCGTATCCCAGCCACTGTGATTCCTGACGCAGTCATCTGTCTACCTGCTTAGCATCTGTGTCTCACGAGAAGGTgactctgtgagggcagggaggTGGCAGCTGGCTCACCACTGACTCTCGTGTGGGAAAAACAGGGCCTGGCTGGAAGAAGGGGCAAGTATTTGTTGGATGGGTGTACAggcggatggatggacagatgatgGAATGAACTGATCAATAAATGACATGGCTACAGTGGAGTGGAACTGAGCGGAATGAGACCAGCTGACCCTAGTTCTGAAACTTTCCCAGCCGGGCCGAGTCCTGACCACGGGCCTGAGACTGGGTGTGATGTTGGGATGAAGGGCCAAGGTTGCCTCACATTAGGCCCTCACTTTCCCTTGGCCATACCTGCCCTTTCAGTCAGCATTTATGACTGCAGCAGTTATTCAGTCAGAGCCTCCTCCCTGGTGGGCACTGGGCTGGAGACGTGGTATGGCCTCTGCCCCCAAGGAGCTGGACATCTGCTAAGGGACAGACACATAAACAGACAATTCAGAGACAGTGTGCTGAGGGTTTGTGTGGGGTATACAGGAGGCATTAGGCTGAGGGTGTGGGGGTATAtagaaggcattaggctgagggTGGGTGGGTATATATAcagaaggcattaggctgagggTGTGGGGGTATATACAGAAGGCATTAGGCTAAGGGTGTGGGGGTATATAcagaaggcattaggctgagggGTGGGGGTATAcagaaggcattaggctgagggTGGGGGGTATATAcagaaggcattaggctgagggTGTGGGGGTATAcagaaggcattaggctgagggTGGGGGGTATATAcagaaggcattaggctgagggTGTGGGGGTATACAGAAGGCATtaagcctgggggtgggggtatatacagaaggcattaggctgagggTGTGGGGGTATacggaaggcattaggctgagggTGTGGGGGGTATAcagaaggcattaggctgagggTATGGGGGTATATACAAAAGGCATTAGGTTGAGGGTGTGGGGGTATAcagaaggcattaggctgagggTGTGTGGAGGTATACAGAAGGCATTAGGTTAAGGCGTGCACAGAGGTATACAGAAGGTGGCAGCTGGGATGTACAGGTGAGTGCGCGCTGGAGCTGGACAGAACAGGCTGCACATGGGCAGTACCCCCTCCCTGCCCTCAGCCTGTCCTGGCGTCCACCCTGCAGCCGACCAGCCCCCTCTGCCAGCCTGCGCTGCCTGGATACCCGTCTGCCTGCACGCAGTCACGTCCAGCAGCCCAGGCACCAAGCAGGGGGCCCGCGGGGAGGCCCAGCTTCTCTGTGCTCACCCACAGAGAGCTCAGCAGACGGGTCCCAACACAGGGCAGCCCTTAGGGTCACCAGCCTGGGCAGAGCTCAGTACTTCCTCATTTGCCCACGCGTGTCTGCAGCTTTCCGTGTTACCGTCTTCTGTACTTGCTACCCGATGCTTAACAACTGACAGACTTCACATAAAAACCCAGACTTTCGGCCTCTCCTGAGCATCAGAGGCTGGTGAGGCCTGGCCTGCAGGGCCACCTGGCCacagggaggggctgggggctgcATGCCCACACTCCCTGCAGGGCCCCTCCCTGCTGTCACCCCAAATCCTGggccactcccccccccccactgctaTCTTATTCAATAGATTGAAGACGGCCACAAAACAGTTTTCTCTCACTTTTTCTAAAAAGACGCGGGAGCCCCATGTTTCAAGAAAAATGGAGAGCTTGTGATAAACAGTCCTTTGTGCCTGTTCTTGTGGTGAGCTACCGTCTAGTCGGCTcctactcaaggtgaccccacggACAGCAGAACAAAGTGCTGCCCCGACCTGcaccctgcaccatcttcacgatcacaggtgtgcttgagtccactgttgcggccactgtgtattttgagtgacttccaacctagggcaCTCGTCTTCTAGGACTTTACCAGACCACATTCTATGCAGAGAGATGTGCAGAGCTGAGGGGCCAGCCTCAGGCCTCCCTCGCCAGCCAAGTGAGCCATGCCCCATGAGCTACCCACCGTGGGGGCTCCAACGAGGACCCAGCCTGGGGCCAGCCTGGCATAGCCTGAGGAACCAGGGCAAGCTCAAGTCTCCTGAGACATGGGCCTCCCCAactgttatggatagaattgtgtcccctaaaaaaacttatgttgaagtcctaatccctgaacctgtgaaatctgtccctgtttggaaataaaggtTTTCTTCTGACTTGTTAATAAGGTTATATGGGCCGCCTTAGTcacctagcactgctgtaacagaaataccacaagtgggtggctttcacaaacagaaatttattctctcacagtttaggaggctagaagtctgaattcagggcaccagctctgggggaaggctttctttccctgcaggctctgcgggaaggtccttgtctccccagcttctgttcctggttcATTGACAATCTTCATGCTgtgtggcatctatctccccCCACCTCTGcctgcttaatctgctccttttatatctcaaaggagatggactagagacacaccctacactaatactgcctcattaacataatgaagaaaacccatttccaaatggattACCACAGGCATAGGATTTAAAACCCATATCTGAGGGGatgcaattcaacccataacactggagtagggtggtcCTAAGCCTAATCCTTTCTAAGAGGtgccttataaaaagagcagaacagacacagacactCAGAGGGGGAGAcacctacaagcccaggaacaccaaggatctcTGGCAGCCATAAAGGCTGAAAGAGACAAACtaggaccctcccccagaactgacacccTGGATTCGGACTCCCAGCCTCA comes from Elephas maximus indicus isolate mEleMax1 chromosome 7, mEleMax1 primary haplotype, whole genome shotgun sequence and encodes:
- the MRGPRG gene encoding LOW QUALITY PROTEIN: mas-related G-protein coupled receptor member G (The sequence of the model RefSeq protein was modified relative to this genomic sequence to represent the inferred CDS: inserted 1 base in 1 codon), which gives rise to MGVSIHTLGRLRGVLSVSAVRKHGSDSGPHASQTEDTGAKGTEPGPTPAPCAEAWDPASLVLLAKAPMVPPPQPPLTLSPASTDPQAPMLLRGQLPEDRPGRPAGRARMFGLRTTFNDIVFYLTLXVGPIGLVGNRLVLWNPGFHIKKSPFSVYVLNLVAADFLFLGCQVAFSAVEAALGSNLPYFAITFLWLAVGLWLLAALRAKHSLSDIFPSCYQCCCPRHTTVVLCMLIWALTLPAPVACLRYHAASVTRLLVLAGVACLSGLIFFMWVSCCSQCPCLRFSSFFLASTLLPPMCSLPFILYWGFPPLLSFPLPMFPLLATLLACIHGATKPLVYYMLGQQQGKREPPQAVFQRVLGEGAERGGCGVVPAHGSSVDSGLALPLPSAHLEISSTESPAVPLRETPGLKRGGDRQLETTWSSPPCLALTPRPSQAHKSPTSPPERCWDPISPQDPKGGHTMKDYPSPPHAKMSEDEAGEGVGRVG